One region of Pseudomonas glycinae genomic DNA includes:
- the fabA gene encoding 3-hydroxyacyl-[acyl-carrier-protein] dehydratase FabA, translating into MTKQNAFTREDLLRCSRGELFGPGNAQLPAPNMLMVDRITLISEEGGKYGKGELVAELDINPDLWFFACHFEGDPVMPGCLGLDAMWQLVGFFLGWQGLPGRGRALGSGEVKFFGQVLPTAKKVTYNIHIKRVLKGKLNLAIADGSVTVDGREIYTAEGLRVGVFTSTDNF; encoded by the coding sequence ATGACCAAACAAAACGCCTTTACTCGGGAAGACCTGCTGCGCTGCAGTCGCGGTGAGCTGTTCGGCCCAGGTAACGCGCAACTGCCCGCCCCGAACATGCTGATGGTGGATCGCATCACCCTGATCAGCGAAGAAGGCGGCAAGTACGGCAAAGGTGAATTGGTCGCCGAGCTGGATATCAACCCTGACCTGTGGTTCTTCGCGTGCCACTTCGAAGGCGACCCGGTGATGCCGGGCTGCCTGGGTCTGGACGCCATGTGGCAATTGGTCGGCTTCTTCCTGGGCTGGCAAGGCCTGCCGGGCCGTGGCCGTGCGCTGGGTTCGGGCGAAGTGAAATTCTTCGGCCAGGTCCTGCCGACCGCCAAGAAAGTCACCTACAACATTCATATCAAGCGCGTCCTCAAGGGCAAGCTGAACCTGGCCATCGCCGACGGTTCGGTGACTGTCGACGGTCGCGAAATCTACACCGCCGAAGGCCTTCGCGTCGGCGTGTTCACCTCCACTGACAACTTCTAA
- the fabB gene encoding beta-ketoacyl-ACP synthase I, with the protein MRRVVITGLGIVSCLGNDKETVSANLRASRPGIRFNPEYAEMGLRSQVSGSIDLNLEELIDRKIYRFVGHAAAYAYLAMKDAIADSGLTEEQVSNPRTGLIAGSGGASTLNQMEALDILREKGVKRVGPYRVTRTMSSTVSACLATPFKIKGLNYSIASACATSAHCIGTAMEQIQMGKQDIVFAGGGEEEHWSQSFLFDAMGALSSKRNDTPEQASRAYDADRDGFVIAGGGGMVVVEELEHALARGAKIYAEIVGYGATSDGYDMVAPSGEGAIRCMQQALSTVDTPIDYLNTHGTSTPVGDVAEMKGVREVFGDKAPAISSTKSLSGHSLGAAGVHEAIYCMLMMEGNFIAGSANIDELDPEVADLPVLTKTRENATINTVMSNSFGFGGTNATLVLKRWEGK; encoded by the coding sequence ATGCGCCGCGTCGTTATCACTGGTCTGGGCATCGTTTCGTGCCTGGGCAATGACAAAGAGACCGTCTCCGCTAACCTGCGTGCAAGCCGCCCTGGCATCCGGTTCAACCCGGAATACGCCGAAATGGGTCTGCGTAGCCAGGTTTCCGGCTCCATCGACCTCAACCTTGAAGAGCTGATCGATCGCAAGATCTATCGCTTCGTCGGCCACGCAGCGGCTTACGCCTACCTGGCCATGAAAGACGCCATCGCTGACTCCGGTCTGACCGAAGAGCAGGTATCCAACCCGCGTACCGGCCTGATCGCAGGTTCCGGCGGCGCGTCGACCCTGAACCAGATGGAAGCGCTGGACATCCTGCGCGAGAAAGGCGTGAAGCGCGTCGGCCCATACCGTGTAACGCGGACCATGAGCAGCACCGTTTCGGCCTGCCTGGCCACGCCGTTCAAGATCAAGGGCCTGAACTACTCCATCGCTTCTGCCTGCGCCACCAGTGCTCACTGCATCGGTACCGCCATGGAACAGATCCAGATGGGCAAGCAGGACATCGTGTTCGCCGGCGGCGGTGAAGAGGAGCACTGGAGCCAGTCGTTCCTGTTCGACGCCATGGGCGCTCTGTCCAGCAAGCGTAACGACACCCCGGAACAAGCCTCCCGCGCCTACGACGCTGACCGTGACGGTTTCGTCATCGCTGGCGGTGGCGGCATGGTAGTGGTCGAGGAGCTGGAACACGCCCTGGCCCGTGGCGCGAAGATCTACGCGGAAATCGTTGGCTACGGCGCGACTTCCGACGGCTACGACATGGTGGCCCCGAGCGGCGAAGGCGCGATCCGCTGCATGCAGCAGGCGCTGTCCACCGTCGATACCCCGATCGACTACCTGAACACCCACGGCACTTCGACTCCGGTCGGTGACGTTGCGGAAATGAAAGGTGTGCGTGAAGTGTTCGGCGACAAGGCCCCGGCCATCAGCTCCACCAAGAGCCTGTCGGGTCACTCCCTGGGCGCCGCCGGCGTTCACGAAGCGATCTACTGCATGCTGATGATGGAAGGCAACTTCATCGCCGGTTCGGCCAACATCGACGAACTGGACCCTGAAGTGGCCGATCTGCCGGTGCTGACCAAGACCCGCGAGAACGCCACCATCAACACCGTGATGAGCAACAGCTTCGGCTTCGGTGGCACCAACGCCACCCTCGTGCTGAAGCGTTGGGAAGGCAAGTAA
- a CDS encoding DUF2058 domain-containing protein codes for MSLSLRDQLLKAGLVNQKQAKQVSKDKQKQQRLAHKGQIELDDSQQRAAQEAMAEKVKRDQELNRQQQEKAEAKARAAQVKQLIEVSRLPKLTTEDYYNFVDDKKVKRISVNTLMRNKLSSGSLAIVHHAGGYEVIPREAALKIQERDPQRIVQLNEKVEEVNAEDDPYAAYVIPDDLMW; via the coding sequence ATGAGCCTTTCCCTTCGCGACCAGTTGCTCAAGGCAGGACTGGTCAACCAAAAGCAGGCCAAGCAGGTCAGCAAAGACAAACAGAAACAACAGCGCCTGGCCCACAAAGGCCAGATCGAACTGGATGACTCCCAGCAGCGTGCTGCCCAGGAAGCCATGGCCGAGAAGGTCAAGCGCGATCAGGAGCTGAACCGTCAGCAGCAGGAGAAGGCCGAGGCCAAGGCCCGCGCTGCGCAGGTCAAGCAGTTGATCGAAGTCTCGCGTCTGCCGAAGCTGACCACCGAGGACTACTACAACTTCGTCGACGACAAGAAGGTCAAGCGCATCTCCGTCAACACGCTGATGCGCAACAAGCTCAGCAGCGGCTCGCTGGCGATCGTGCACCATGCCGGCGGCTACGAAGTGATTCCTCGTGAGGCGGCCCTGAAGATCCAGGAGCGCGATCCACAGCGCATCGTGCAGCTCAACGAGAAGGTCGAAGAGGTCAATGCCGAGGACGATCCGTACGCGGCCTATGTGATCCCTGATGATCTGATGTGGTAA
- the mazG gene encoding nucleoside triphosphate pyrophosphohydrolase, with product MYSLEDLLHLMNRLRDPQYGCPWDIKQTYATIVPHTLEEAYEVADAIERGDFDHLQGELGDLLFQVVYYSQLAREEGRFEFAGVVDSITRKLIRRHPHVFPTGDLYAPLDVPRLNEEQVKQRWEEIKAEERAEKSAEPQQLSLLDDVPAALPALSRSAKLQKRAGQVGFDWPDALPVLDKVREELDEVLEAMSENDPQAVADEIGDLLFSVVNLARHLKVDPETALRGANAKFERRFRFIEQALRDTHRPMEDCTLEELDALWGEAKRQEKNSPSCG from the coding sequence ATGTACAGCCTTGAAGACCTGCTGCACCTGATGAACCGTCTGCGCGACCCGCAGTACGGTTGCCCGTGGGACATCAAGCAGACTTACGCGACCATCGTCCCGCACACCCTTGAAGAGGCCTACGAAGTTGCCGACGCCATCGAGCGCGGCGACTTCGACCACTTGCAGGGCGAGTTGGGCGATCTGCTGTTTCAGGTAGTGTATTACAGCCAGTTGGCGCGGGAGGAGGGGCGGTTCGAATTTGCCGGGGTAGTCGACAGCATCACCCGCAAGCTGATCCGTCGCCATCCGCACGTGTTCCCCACTGGCGATCTGTATGCGCCGCTGGACGTGCCGCGTCTGAACGAGGAGCAGGTCAAGCAGCGCTGGGAGGAGATCAAGGCCGAAGAGCGAGCCGAGAAATCCGCCGAGCCGCAGCAACTGTCACTGCTCGACGATGTGCCGGCTGCGTTGCCGGCGTTGTCCCGCTCGGCCAAGTTACAGAAGCGCGCAGGGCAGGTCGGTTTCGACTGGCCGGATGCCTTGCCGGTGCTGGACAAGGTCCGGGAAGAGCTCGATGAAGTGCTCGAAGCCATGTCCGAAAATGACCCGCAAGCGGTGGCCGACGAGATCGGTGATCTGCTGTTTTCGGTGGTCAATCTGGCCCGGCACCTGAAGGTCGATCCGGAAACCGCATTGCGTGGCGCCAACGCCAAGTTCGAACGACGTTTCCGTTTTATCGAACAGGCATTGCGCGATACCCACCGACCCATGGAAGATTGCACCCTCGAAGAGTTGGACGCCCTGTGGGGTGAAGCCAAACGTCAGGAAAAGAATTCGCCCAGCTGTGGCTGA
- the relA gene encoding GTP diphosphokinase, translating to MVQVRAHQPINTDGSINLEAWLDHAVSVDLALDREALKEACEFARQAEQQSNAAKNLWSEGSGSFSTGLEIAEILADLKLDQDSLVAAVLYRGVREGQIELAAVSQRFGPVVAKLIDGVLRMAAISASLSPRQSMVLGTQGQVENLRKMLVAMVDDVRVALIKLAERTCAIRAVKTADDEKRNRVAREVFDIYAPLAHRLGIGHIKWELEDLSFRYLEPDQYKQIAKLLHERRLDRERFIADVMTQLKDELQATGVEADISGRAKHIYSIWRKMQRKGLEFSQIYDVRAVRVLVPEMRDCYTALGIVHTLWRHIPKEFDDYIANPKENGYRSLHTAVIGPEGKVLEVQIRTHSMHEEAELGVCAHWRYKGTDVKSGSNHYEEKISWLRQVLEWHEELGDIGGLAEQLRVDIEPDRVYIFTPDGHAIDLPKGATPLDFAYRVHTEIGHNCRGAKINGRIVPLNYSLQTGEQVEIITSKHGTPSRDWLNPNLGYVTTSRARAKIVHWFKLQARDQNVAAGKTLLERELSRLGLPAVDFDKLADKANMKTAEDMFAALGAGDLRLAQLVNLAQQLVEPERGNEQLELIPRKATGYKPGKRGDIQIQGVGNLMTQMAGCCQPLPGDAIVGYITQGRGVSIHRQDCASVLQLAGREPERIIQVSWGPVPVLTYPVDIVIRAYDRSGLLRDVSQVLLNERINVLAVNTRSNKEDNTALMSLTIEIPGLDALGRLLGRISQLPNIIETRRNRTP from the coding sequence ATGGTACAGGTGAGAGCACACCAGCCGATCAACACTGACGGCAGTATCAATCTCGAGGCTTGGCTCGATCATGCGGTCAGTGTCGATCTGGCACTGGATCGCGAAGCCTTGAAAGAGGCCTGCGAGTTCGCTCGCCAGGCCGAGCAACAATCCAATGCGGCGAAGAATCTCTGGTCCGAAGGCAGCGGCAGTTTCAGTACCGGCCTCGAGATCGCCGAGATCCTTGCCGACCTCAAGCTCGATCAGGACTCGCTGGTTGCCGCGGTTCTGTATCGCGGCGTACGCGAAGGCCAGATCGAACTCGCGGCGGTCAGCCAGCGCTTCGGCCCGGTGGTCGCCAAACTGATCGACGGCGTGCTGCGCATGGCGGCAATCAGCGCCAGCCTCAGCCCTCGCCAGTCGATGGTGCTCGGCACCCAGGGCCAGGTGGAAAACCTGCGCAAGATGCTGGTGGCGATGGTCGACGACGTGCGTGTCGCGCTGATCAAGCTCGCCGAACGCACCTGCGCGATCCGCGCGGTGAAAACCGCCGACGACGAAAAACGTAACCGGGTCGCCCGGGAAGTGTTCGACATCTATGCGCCGCTCGCGCATCGACTCGGCATCGGCCATATCAAATGGGAACTGGAGGACTTGTCCTTCCGTTACCTGGAACCCGATCAATACAAACAGATCGCCAAGCTGCTGCACGAGCGGCGGCTCGACCGCGAGCGTTTCATCGCCGACGTGATGACCCAGCTCAAGGACGAACTGCAGGCCACCGGCGTCGAAGCCGACATCAGCGGCCGGGCCAAACACATCTATTCGATCTGGCGCAAAATGCAGCGCAAGGGTCTGGAATTCAGCCAGATCTACGACGTGCGTGCGGTGCGCGTGCTGGTGCCGGAAATGCGCGACTGCTACACCGCGCTCGGCATCGTCCACACCCTGTGGCGGCATATCCCGAAAGAGTTCGACGACTACATCGCCAACCCGAAAGAGAACGGCTACCGCTCGCTGCACACGGCGGTGATCGGCCCGGAAGGCAAGGTGCTGGAAGTCCAGATCCGGACCCATTCGATGCACGAAGAGGCCGAACTCGGCGTCTGCGCGCACTGGCGCTACAAGGGTACCGACGTCAAGTCCGGCTCGAACCACTACGAAGAGAAAATCTCCTGGTTGCGTCAGGTCCTCGAGTGGCACGAAGAGCTGGGCGACATCGGTGGTCTGGCCGAACAGCTGCGGGTCGATATCGAGCCGGACCGGGTCTACATCTTCACCCCGGACGGTCACGCCATCGACTTGCCGAAGGGCGCGACGCCGCTGGATTTCGCCTACCGCGTGCACACCGAAATCGGTCACAACTGCCGTGGCGCGAAGATCAACGGGCGCATCGTTCCGCTCAACTACAGCCTGCAGACCGGCGAGCAGGTCGAGATCATCACCAGCAAGCACGGCACGCCGAGCCGTGACTGGCTGAACCCGAACCTGGGCTACGTCACCACGTCCCGGGCGCGGGCGAAGATCGTGCACTGGTTCAAGTTGCAGGCGCGCGATCAGAACGTCGCGGCGGGCAAGACCCTGCTCGAACGCGAACTCAGTCGCCTCGGCCTGCCGGCGGTGGATTTCGACAAGCTGGCCGACAAGGCCAACATGAAAACCGCCGAAGACATGTTCGCCGCTCTCGGGGCCGGCGACCTGCGTCTGGCGCAACTGGTCAACCTGGCGCAACAGCTGGTCGAGCCGGAACGCGGCAACGAACAGCTGGAACTGATCCCGCGCAAGGCCACCGGCTACAAGCCGGGCAAGCGCGGCGACATTCAGATCCAGGGCGTCGGCAACCTGATGACCCAGATGGCCGGCTGCTGCCAGCCGTTGCCGGGCGATGCGATCGTCGGTTACATCACCCAGGGCCGTGGCGTGAGCATTCACCGTCAGGACTGCGCCTCGGTGCTGCAACTGGCCGGGCGCGAGCCGGAGCGGATCATCCAGGTCAGCTGGGGCCCGGTGCCGGTGCTCACCTATCCGGTGGACATCGTCATCCGCGCCTACGACCGATCCGGTCTGCTGCGTGACGTCTCGCAGGTGCTGCTCAACGAGCGGATCAACGTGCTGGCGGTCAACACCCGCTCGAACAAGGAGGACAACACCGCGCTGATGTCCCTGACCATCGAGATTCCGGGTCTGGACGCGCTGGGGCGGTTGCTGGGGCGGATTTCCCAGTTGCCGAACATCATCGAAACGCGGCGTAACCGGACGCCTTGA
- the rlmD gene encoding 23S rRNA (uracil(1939)-C(5))-methyltransferase RlmD, with protein MAKHERGLRFQPTGGSKAPQIPTGKKQRLSIERLANDGRGIAFFEGKTWFVLGALAGEEVEARVLGAHGKVVEARTERVFSASELRRPTPCQHAGRCGGCSVQHLPHNEQLALKQRMLAEQLSRVAGAEPEEWAAPLTGPEFGYRRRARIAVRWDSKAKKLEVGFRAAGSQDIVAISECPVLVQPLQPIMTRLPEMLRRLSKPQALGHVELFSGSSLAVLLRHMAPLSEADLTILKDFCAFHEAQLWLHGEGEPQPVDDAQSLGYRLEQWDLQLAYRPGDFIQVNAGVNEAMVAQALEWLKPTADERVLDLFCGLGNFALPLAKAAREVVAVEGVQTMVDRAAANAASNNLHNTKFFQADLSQPLTDAEWIGNGFSAVLLDPPRDGAFEVVRKLAALGAKRLVYVSCNPATLARDTVELIKQGYRLKRAGILDMFPQTAHVEAMALFEASQDGSSDPTGRP; from the coding sequence ATGGCCAAGCATGAGAGAGGCCTGCGCTTCCAGCCCACCGGCGGCAGCAAGGCCCCGCAAATCCCGACCGGCAAAAAGCAGCGCCTGAGCATCGAGCGCCTGGCCAATGACGGTCGCGGCATCGCGTTTTTTGAAGGCAAGACCTGGTTCGTCCTTGGCGCTCTGGCGGGGGAGGAGGTCGAAGCGCGGGTGCTCGGCGCCCACGGCAAAGTGGTCGAGGCGCGTACCGAGCGCGTATTCAGCGCCAGTGAATTGCGTCGTCCCACACCTTGCCAGCATGCCGGCCGTTGCGGCGGTTGCAGCGTCCAGCATTTGCCCCACAACGAACAGCTTGCCCTGAAACAGCGCATGCTCGCCGAGCAGTTGTCGCGAGTCGCCGGTGCCGAGCCCGAGGAGTGGGCGGCGCCGTTGACCGGGCCCGAATTCGGCTACCGTCGCCGTGCCCGGATCGCCGTGCGCTGGGACAGCAAAGCCAAAAAGCTCGAAGTCGGTTTCCGTGCCGCCGGCAGCCAGGACATCGTCGCGATCAGTGAATGCCCGGTGCTGGTACAGCCCTTGCAGCCGATCATGACCCGCTTGCCGGAGATGCTTCGTCGCTTGAGCAAACCTCAGGCGCTGGGGCATGTCGAATTGTTCAGTGGCTCGTCACTCGCTGTTCTGCTGCGTCACATGGCGCCGCTGTCCGAGGCCGACCTGACGATCCTCAAGGATTTCTGCGCATTCCACGAAGCGCAGCTCTGGCTGCATGGCGAAGGCGAGCCGCAGCCGGTAGATGATGCGCAGTCGCTCGGTTACCGCCTGGAACAATGGGACCTGCAACTGGCCTATCGGCCGGGAGATTTCATTCAGGTCAACGCCGGGGTCAACGAGGCCATGGTCGCCCAGGCGCTGGAGTGGTTGAAACCGACAGCGGATGAGCGCGTGCTCGACCTGTTCTGCGGTCTGGGCAACTTCGCCCTGCCGCTGGCGAAAGCTGCGCGTGAAGTGGTGGCGGTCGAAGGCGTGCAGACCATGGTCGATCGCGCGGCAGCGAATGCCGCCAGCAACAATTTGCATAACACAAAGTTTTTTCAGGCCGATTTATCCCAGCCTTTGACCGATGCCGAGTGGATCGGAAACGGCTTTTCTGCGGTACTCTTGGACCCACCGCGCGACGGTGCTTTCGAGGTGGTGCGCAAGCTGGCGGCCTTGGGCGCCAAACGGTTGGTGTACGTGTCGTGCAACCCTGCAACTCTGGCGCGCGATACGGTCGAATTGATCAAGCAGGGCTACCGGTTAAAACGTGCCGGGATTCTCGATATGTTTCCTCAGACGGCACATGTCGAGGCCATGGCGTTATTTGAAGCGAGCCAGGATGGCTCGTCTGATCCGACTGGTCGTCCGTAG
- the cysM gene encoding cysteine synthase CysM has translation MTLQYPTIADCVGNTPLVRLQRLPGVTSNTLLLKLEGNNPAGSVKDRPALSMITRAELRGQIHEGDTLIEATSGNTGIALAMAAAIKGYKMILIMPDNSSAERKAAMTAYGAELILVSQEEGMEGARDLAQRMEAEGRGKVLDQFANGDNPEAHYTTTGPEIWRQTQGSITHFVSSMGTTGTIMGVSRYLKEQNDKVQIVGLQPMEGSAIPGIRRWPQEYLPKIYQADRVDRIVDMAQSEAENVTRRLAREEGIFCGVSSGGAVAAMLRLSKEVENAVIVAIICDRGDRYLSTGIFDAPN, from the coding sequence ATGACCTTGCAGTACCCAACCATCGCCGATTGCGTCGGCAACACGCCGCTGGTGCGTTTGCAGCGCCTGCCCGGTGTCACCAGCAACACCCTTTTGCTCAAGCTCGAAGGGAACAACCCGGCGGGTTCGGTCAAGGATCGTCCGGCGCTGTCGATGATCACCCGTGCCGAGTTGCGCGGGCAGATCCACGAAGGCGATACGCTGATCGAAGCGACCTCGGGCAACACCGGGATCGCCCTGGCGATGGCCGCCGCGATCAAGGGTTACAAGATGATCCTGATCATGCCGGACAACTCCAGCGCCGAGCGTAAGGCGGCGATGACCGCGTACGGCGCGGAGCTGATTCTGGTCAGCCAGGAAGAGGGCATGGAAGGCGCTCGCGATCTCGCCCAGCGGATGGAAGCCGAAGGCCGTGGCAAGGTGCTGGATCAGTTCGCCAACGGCGACAATCCTGAAGCGCACTACACCACCACCGGCCCGGAAATCTGGCGTCAGACCCAGGGTTCCATCACCCATTTCGTCAGCTCCATGGGTACCACCGGCACCATCATGGGCGTGTCGCGTTACCTCAAGGAGCAGAACGACAAGGTGCAGATCGTCGGTCTGCAACCGATGGAAGGCTCGGCCATTCCCGGCATCCGCCGCTGGCCGCAGGAATACCTGCCGAAGATCTATCAGGCCGATCGCGTCGACCGCATCGTCGACATGGCGCAAAGCGAGGCCGAAAACGTTACCCGGCGTCTGGCCCGCGAAGAAGGCATCTTCTGCGGCGTGTCCTCGGGCGGTGCGGTGGCAGCGATGCTGCGCCTGTCCAAAGAAGTTGAAAACGCGGTGATCGTTGCGATCATCTGCGACCGTGGCGACCGTTATCTGTCGACCGGCATTTTCGACGCGCCCAACTGA
- a CDS encoding sensor histidine kinase, whose product MKVSDLPGRHSLFWKLACLLVAFCLLMIWLSWSWGRYMEQRNQFLSDDARRTLSRYAAEAERAWQQGGRDGIDSWLQSMELREAGWVGVIGGNLQSLGSQPLNAQALQHLTFLRGLDWPIHKKGRPWLRVPFPSDPTAGSLVIELPERFLPGKYRLFWRVITNGVIPGLFTLLLCVGLYRLLVVPLNNLREQANAWRADQLNVRLSSGITQRPHELGELARAFDSMSERLQSTVALQQQLLRDLSHELRTPLSRLRVASESEQQLQPLRERIGREVDVMQRLVEDTLQLAWLDTERAPLPDEAIQIQALWEMLTENACYESCWPAGQLQCGVEASCWVRGNLNTLAQALENILRNAIRHSPPGGIVRLEGRRDGDYWHLWLEDEGGGVADADLERIFSPFIRLDGSRPGDGGFGLGLSIARNAVQRQGGTLWAENGPSGLRLNLRLVADDSAVSPDVFAGKPAPTVDMSRQQIV is encoded by the coding sequence ATGAAAGTGTCTGACCTGCCGGGCCGGCACTCGCTGTTCTGGAAACTCGCCTGCCTGCTGGTGGCGTTCTGTCTGCTGATGATCTGGCTGAGCTGGTCTTGGGGCCGGTACATGGAGCAGCGCAATCAGTTCCTCTCCGATGACGCCCGTCGCACGTTGAGCCGTTATGCCGCCGAGGCCGAGCGCGCCTGGCAGCAGGGCGGGCGCGATGGCATCGACAGTTGGTTGCAAAGCATGGAGCTGCGCGAGGCCGGCTGGGTCGGCGTGATCGGCGGCAATCTACAGTCGCTGGGCAGCCAGCCACTGAACGCTCAGGCGCTGCAGCACCTGACCTTCCTGCGCGGCCTTGACTGGCCGATTCACAAAAAGGGTCGGCCGTGGCTGCGCGTACCGTTCCCCAGTGACCCGACTGCCGGCAGTCTGGTGATCGAGTTGCCCGAGCGATTTCTGCCGGGAAAATACCGGTTGTTCTGGCGGGTCATCACCAACGGGGTGATTCCCGGTCTGTTCACCTTGCTGCTGTGCGTCGGCCTGTATCGCCTGCTGGTGGTGCCGCTGAACAATCTGCGCGAGCAGGCCAATGCCTGGCGTGCCGATCAATTGAATGTGCGGTTGTCGAGCGGCATTACCCAGCGCCCCCATGAACTCGGTGAACTGGCCCGAGCCTTCGACTCGATGTCCGAACGCCTGCAATCCACCGTCGCCCTGCAACAGCAGCTGCTGCGCGACCTGTCCCACGAACTGCGCACACCCCTGAGCCGGTTGCGAGTTGCCAGCGAAAGCGAGCAGCAGCTGCAACCGTTGCGCGAACGCATCGGTCGCGAAGTCGACGTGATGCAGCGACTGGTGGAGGACACCCTGCAACTGGCCTGGCTCGATACTGAACGCGCACCGTTGCCGGACGAAGCGATCCAGATTCAGGCGCTGTGGGAAATGCTCACGGAAAACGCCTGCTACGAAAGCTGCTGGCCGGCCGGGCAGTTGCAGTGCGGCGTTGAAGCGTCCTGCTGGGTACGCGGCAATCTCAACACCCTGGCCCAAGCCCTGGAAAACATCCTGCGCAACGCCATTCGCCATTCGCCACCGGGCGGCATTGTGCGGCTCGAAGGTCGGCGGGATGGCGATTACTGGCATCTGTGGCTGGAGGACGAGGGCGGTGGTGTGGCCGACGCGGATCTTGAGCGGATCTTTTCGCCCTTCATCCGCCTCGACGGCTCGCGGCCGGGGGACGGTGGATTTGGTCTGGGCCTGAGCATCGCGAGGAACGCGGTGCAACGCCAGGGCGGAACCCTGTGGGCCGAGAATGGCCCGTCGGGATTGCGCTTGAATCTGCGCTTGGTGGCGGATGACAGTGCTGTCAGTCCCGACGTCTTCGCTGGCAAGCCAGCTCCCACAGTGGACATGAGTCGCCAGCAGATTGTGTGA
- a CDS encoding response regulator transcription factor → MTPVSIGQPRILSIEDDPVLGAYVHEHLGRSGFQVTWCQNGSEGLSIARRQPFDVVLMDILLPGLDGLNVLTQLRQSHSTPVLLMSALGAEADRISGFRLGADDYLPKPFSMAELHVRIEAILRRVALDRRPTAVAAVVPVGGLRFDDEQCDVFYLDQPAGLTRSEYRLLETLNRNDEEVLSKAFLYQHVLQRGYAAHDRSLDMHISQIRRKLKSVGYTEREVRTVWGKGYVLSAVDESV, encoded by the coding sequence ATGACTCCTGTCTCCATTGGCCAACCCCGCATTCTTTCCATCGAAGACGACCCCGTCCTCGGTGCCTATGTCCATGAACATCTGGGCCGCAGCGGCTTTCAGGTCACCTGGTGCCAGAACGGCAGCGAAGGCCTGAGTATCGCCCGACGCCAGCCGTTCGATGTGGTGTTGATGGACATTCTGTTGCCGGGGCTCGATGGACTGAATGTCCTGACCCAACTGCGTCAGAGCCATTCCACCCCGGTGTTGCTGATGTCGGCCCTCGGTGCCGAGGCCGACCGTATCAGCGGGTTCCGCCTTGGCGCCGACGACTATTTGCCCAAACCCTTCAGCATGGCTGAGCTGCATGTGCGCATTGAAGCGATCCTGCGCCGGGTCGCCCTTGATCGTCGCCCGACGGCCGTCGCTGCGGTGGTGCCGGTCGGCGGGCTGCGTTTCGACGACGAGCAGTGCGATGTGTTCTACCTCGACCAGCCCGCCGGCCTGACCCGCAGCGAATACCGCCTGCTGGAAACCCTCAATCGCAACGACGAGGAAGTGCTGAGCAAGGCCTTCCTTTATCAGCACGTTCTTCAGCGCGGTTATGCGGCCCACGACCGCAGCCTCGACATGCACATCAGCCAGATCCGCCGCAAACTCAAGTCGGTCGGCTACACCGAGCGGGAAGTGCGCACGGTGTGGGGCAAGGGTTACGTTCTGAGTGCCGTCGATGAAAGTGTCTGA